Proteins co-encoded in one Actinoallomurus bryophytorum genomic window:
- a CDS encoding beta-N-acetylhexosaminidase gives MAGPPPTESGTIGRMFSGRRVLAATVAAAALVSVPGAPASAGGLPASPAAVATPHVVPAPTSLRTVPGVSFTLTRKTRIVARPGSGTAGSYLAGVLRRSTGYPLPVTVSGGSRDVIDLALSRNEKGEGYRLAVTKASVRLEAGTAEGLFRGVQTLRQLLPPSVESPTRKPGPWTMPGVQVEDSPRFAWRGIMLDVSRHFFTVQQVERYIDQAAAYKINMLHLHLSDDQGWRIAINGWPRLTTYGGSTAVGGGKGGYYTQADYTRIVRYAAERYMTVVPEIDGPGHTNAALASYAQLNCDGKAPPLYTGTEVGFSSWCIAKPVTYELLDDVLGQLARLTPGPYLHIGGDEAHSTTPADYATFIGKVAPIVGKYGKKVAGWNEIGAGKIPAGSVAQYWNTAKGSEDGTQTARDAVAQGAKVVMSPANHAYLDMKYDENTPLGQDWAGLVEVQDSYDWDPATLVDGVTEKNVLGVEAPLWSETLVTSDDIEYMAFPRLPAIAEIGWSPQAARAWSDFRLRLAAQGPRWTAAGVHFYRSPQVPWPTS, from the coding sequence TTGGCAGGCCCACCACCGACCGAGTCCGGCACCATCGGCCGCATGTTCTCCGGGCGCCGCGTCCTGGCCGCCACCGTGGCGGCGGCGGCCCTCGTGTCCGTACCCGGCGCACCCGCCTCCGCCGGGGGGCTCCCGGCCTCTCCGGCCGCCGTGGCGACGCCCCACGTCGTACCCGCTCCCACGTCGCTCCGCACCGTGCCCGGCGTGTCCTTCACGCTGACCAGGAAGACGCGGATCGTCGCCCGGCCCGGCTCGGGCACGGCCGGCAGCTACCTCGCCGGCGTCCTGCGCCGCTCGACGGGCTATCCGCTGCCGGTCACCGTGAGCGGCGGCTCCCGCGACGTCATCGACCTCGCCCTTTCCCGCAACGAGAAGGGGGAGGGCTACCGTCTCGCCGTCACGAAGGCGTCGGTACGCCTGGAGGCCGGCACGGCGGAGGGCCTGTTCCGCGGCGTCCAGACGCTGCGCCAGCTCCTCCCGCCGTCGGTCGAGTCGCCGACCAGGAAACCCGGCCCGTGGACGATGCCGGGCGTCCAGGTCGAGGACTCACCGCGCTTCGCCTGGCGCGGCATCATGCTGGACGTGTCGCGGCACTTCTTCACGGTCCAGCAGGTCGAGCGCTACATCGACCAGGCCGCCGCCTACAAGATCAACATGCTGCACCTCCACCTGAGCGACGACCAGGGCTGGCGCATCGCGATCAACGGCTGGCCGAGGCTGACGACGTACGGCGGCAGCACCGCGGTCGGCGGCGGCAAGGGCGGCTACTACACGCAGGCCGACTACACGCGGATCGTCCGGTACGCCGCCGAGCGCTACATGACGGTCGTCCCGGAGATCGACGGTCCGGGCCACACCAACGCGGCCCTCGCGTCGTACGCGCAGCTGAACTGTGACGGCAAGGCACCGCCGCTGTACACCGGCACCGAGGTCGGCTTCAGCTCGTGGTGCATCGCCAAGCCCGTGACGTACGAGCTGCTCGACGACGTGCTCGGCCAGCTCGCGCGGCTGACCCCCGGCCCGTACCTGCACATCGGCGGCGACGAGGCGCACAGCACGACGCCCGCCGACTACGCCACCTTCATCGGGAAGGTGGCCCCGATCGTGGGTAAGTACGGCAAGAAGGTGGCCGGCTGGAACGAGATCGGGGCGGGCAAGATCCCGGCCGGCTCGGTCGCCCAGTACTGGAACACCGCCAAGGGCTCGGAGGACGGCACCCAGACGGCACGTGACGCCGTGGCCCAGGGGGCCAAGGTCGTGATGTCGCCGGCGAACCACGCCTACCTGGACATGAAGTACGACGAGAACACCCCGCTCGGCCAGGACTGGGCCGGTCTCGTCGAGGTCCAGGACTCCTACGATTGGGATCCCGCGACACTCGTCGACGGCGTGACCGAGAAGAACGTCCTCGGAGTCGAGGCGCCGCTGTGGTCCGAGACGCTCGTGACCAGCGACGACATCGAGTACATGGCGTTCCCGCGGCTGCCCGCCATCGCCGAGATCGGCTGGTCTCCGCAGGCGGCGCGCGCGTGGAGCGACTTCCGGCTGCGTCTCGCCGCGCAGGGACCGCGGTGGACCGCCGCCGGGGTCCACTTCTACCGCTCGCCGCAGGTGCCCTGGCCCACCTCCTGA
- a CDS encoding aldo/keto reductase, whose translation MEYARLGASGLTVSRLCLGMMGFGDPSHKAWQLGEEAAEPIVRRAVEAGVTFFDTADMYSGGAGEEVAGRLLSRLFARRDDYVLATKVYYPTGDGPNDRGLSRKHVMAAIDGSLRRLGTDHVDLYQIHRWDAGTPIEETMAALHDVVRAGKARYIGASSMYAWQFAKAQYTARAAGWTPLVSMQSHYNLVYREEEREMIPLCLDQGVGVVPWSPLARGLLAGTWERGGERRTVRSGEDTYGETLYDEGDFDVVDVVREVAAARGVPPARVALAWLLGKPAVTAPAFGATRPGHLEDALAALDLTLTDDEVVRLEAPYRPHPVRGHS comes from the coding sequence ATGGAGTACGCGCGGCTCGGGGCATCGGGGTTGACGGTGTCGAGGCTCTGCCTGGGGATGATGGGCTTCGGCGATCCGTCGCACAAGGCCTGGCAGCTCGGTGAGGAGGCGGCCGAGCCCATCGTCCGCCGGGCGGTCGAGGCCGGGGTGACGTTCTTCGACACCGCCGACATGTACTCGGGCGGGGCGGGCGAGGAGGTCGCCGGGCGGCTGCTGTCCCGGCTCTTCGCGCGGCGCGACGACTACGTGCTCGCGACGAAGGTCTACTACCCGACCGGCGACGGGCCGAACGACCGCGGGCTGTCGCGCAAGCACGTGATGGCGGCCATCGACGGCTCGCTGCGGCGGCTCGGCACCGACCACGTCGACCTCTACCAGATCCATCGCTGGGACGCCGGGACGCCGATCGAGGAGACCATGGCCGCCCTGCACGACGTCGTACGCGCGGGCAAGGCGCGCTACATCGGCGCCTCCAGCATGTACGCCTGGCAGTTCGCGAAGGCGCAGTACACCGCGCGTGCGGCCGGCTGGACGCCCCTCGTCTCGATGCAGAGCCACTACAACCTCGTCTACCGCGAGGAGGAGCGCGAGATGATCCCGCTCTGCCTCGACCAGGGGGTCGGCGTCGTTCCCTGGAGCCCTCTCGCACGCGGGCTGCTGGCCGGCACCTGGGAGCGCGGCGGCGAGCGGCGCACCGTACGGTCCGGCGAGGACACCTACGGCGAGACGCTCTACGACGAGGGCGACTTCGACGTCGTGGACGTCGTACGCGAGGTCGCGGCCGCCCGTGGCGTGCCGCCCGCGCGGGTCGCGCTCGCCTGGCTGCTCGGCAAGCCCGCCGTGACCGCGCCGGCGTTCGGCGCGACCAGACCCGGCCATCTGGAGGACGCGCTGGCCGCCCTCGACCTGACGCTGACCGACGATGAGGTGGTCCGGCTCGAGGCGCCGTACCGGCCTCATCCGGTCCGCGGACATTCGTGA
- a CDS encoding DUF397 domain-containing protein, producing MCRSEPGVPSCVPAVAGWRRSSWSNPSGNCVELAFVPAGPCPSPPEPTGMDEATARRARRPDR from the coding sequence ATGTGTCGGAGCGAACCTGGCGTGCCGTCGTGCGTCCCAGCCGTCGCCGGCTGGCGAAGGAGTAGTTGGAGCAATCCGAGTGGCAACTGCGTGGAGCTGGCGTTCGTACCCGCCGGACCCTGCCCCTCGCCACCGGAGCCGACGGGCATGGACGAGGCGACAGCGAGACGGGCGCGCCGGCCGGATCGATAG
- a CDS encoding CDP-alcohol phosphatidyltransferase family protein — translation MNDRLWTWPNALSFARLLGTPVFLWLVLVKQDWWALGILVFAALSDWLDGKLARILDQTSRIGTLLDPAADRLYIFATLIGLVVRDIVPVWLAVVLVARELYMGLPLYVLRRHGYGPPPVHFIGKAATLCLLYAFPLLLLGAHEGAWATVAKVIGWAFTLWGTGLYWWAAVLYTAQVRHLVRSGDNSGELKGAEPRP, via the coding sequence TTGAACGACCGTCTGTGGACGTGGCCGAACGCACTGAGCTTCGCCCGTCTACTGGGCACCCCTGTCTTCCTATGGCTTGTGCTGGTCAAGCAGGACTGGTGGGCGCTGGGCATCCTGGTCTTCGCCGCCCTGTCGGACTGGCTGGACGGCAAGCTCGCCCGGATCCTGGACCAGACCAGCCGGATCGGCACGCTCCTCGACCCGGCGGCCGACCGCCTCTACATCTTCGCCACGCTCATCGGCCTGGTCGTCCGCGACATCGTCCCGGTGTGGCTCGCGGTCGTGCTCGTCGCCCGTGAGCTGTACATGGGCCTGCCGCTCTACGTCCTGCGCCGGCATGGTTACGGGCCGCCCCCGGTGCACTTCATCGGCAAGGCCGCCACGCTCTGCCTGCTGTACGCCTTCCCGCTCCTACTCTTGGGCGCCCACGAGGGGGCCTGGGCCACCGTCGCGAAGGTCATCGGCTGGGCGTTCACCCTGTGGGGGACCGGTCTGTACTGGTGGGCGGCGGTCCTCTACACCGCCCAGGTCCGGCATCTCGTACGTTCCGGCGACAACTCCGGTGAACTGAAGGGAGCGGAACCCCGACCATGA